A region from the Campylobacter blaseri genome encodes:
- a CDS encoding ribonucleotide-diphosphate reductase subunit beta, producing the protein MKRKKIYNPSSSETLTDRKIFGGNPHGILNFTKAKYRWALKLWDIMEANTWFPKEVDTTDDVRDYNFNLTVAEKRMYDLVWSQLISMDSFQTNNLADNINPYITAPEINAILSRQAYEEANHSKSYAVMVEAICENTDMIYEMEKHDDMLRKKNSYISSVYEELSGEVTEHKLLLAMVANQILEGIYFYAGFASIYALARAGKMLGSAQMIRFIQRDEITHLLLFQNMINSVKKERPDLFDEKTKEKIYEMFKTAGELEIEWGKYITQNQIMGFTDDIITEYIHYLVDQRLVAIGLNRVYNAKHPIKWVDDFAKFNDQKSNFFESKVTNYSKGSLDFDDF; encoded by the coding sequence ATGAAAAGAAAAAAAATTTATAATCCATCTTCCAGTGAAACCCTTACAGATAGAAAAATTTTTGGTGGAAACCCTCATGGAATTTTAAATTTCACAAAAGCAAAATATAGATGGGCTCTAAAATTATGGGATATTATGGAAGCAAATACTTGGTTTCCAAAAGAGGTTGATACAACTGATGATGTTAGAGATTATAATTTCAATCTAACAGTAGCTGAAAAAAGAATGTATGATTTAGTATGGTCGCAACTAATTTCAATGGATAGTTTTCAAACAAACAACCTAGCTGATAACATTAATCCATACATTACAGCACCTGAAATTAACGCAATTTTAAGCCGCCAAGCATATGAAGAGGCGAATCACTCAAAAAGTTATGCAGTTATGGTTGAGGCAATCTGTGAAAATACAGATATGATTTATGAAATGGAAAAACACGATGATATGCTTAGGAAAAAAAATAGCTATATTTCAAGTGTTTACGAGGAGCTTTCAGGGGAGGTAACAGAGCATAAGCTACTTCTTGCAATGGTCGCAAACCAAATTTTAGAAGGTATATATTTTTATGCTGGATTTGCTTCAATCTATGCACTTGCTCGCGCTGGAAAAATGTTAGGTTCTGCTCAAATGATTAGATTCATTCAAAGAGATGAGATAACTCATCTACTGTTATTCCAAAATATGATTAACTCGGTTAAAAAAGAAAGACCTGATCTTTTTGATGAAAAAACAAAAGAAAAAATCTATGAGATGTTTAAAACAGCAGGTGAGCTAGAAATTGAGTGGGGGAAATATATCACTCAAAACCAAATTATGGGATTTACAGATGATATAATTACAGAATATATACATTATCTAGTAGATCAAAGGCTTGTTGCAATTGGACTAAATAGAGTATATAATGCAAAACATCCTATAAAATGGGTTGATGATTTTGCTAAATTCAATGATCAAAAATCAAATTTCTTTGAGAGTAAAGTTACAAATTACAGCAAAGGAAGCCTAGACTTTGATGATTTTTAA
- a CDS encoding anaerobic ribonucleoside-triphosphate reductase activating protein codes for MKKLIYKITPFTTLDYQDNLACIVWFAGCNMRCVYCYNTHIVTSSGNIDKKEFLDFLKKRVGKLNGVVFSGGECTRSKEFLELAKEVKALGFKLKVDTNGTNFKVLKEAIELNLVDYIALDFKATKESYYLITKSKLYDEFMQTLKFLIDIDFPFEVRTTVHGDFLDENEINIMAKTLEKMGYKNIYYLQNFLYTGENFGSLEKPKQNFNPENLKTNLKVELRNF; via the coding sequence ATAAAAAAGTTGATTTATAAAATAACTCCATTTACAACTCTTGATTATCAAGATAATCTAGCTTGTATAGTTTGGTTTGCAGGTTGCAATATGAGATGCGTATATTGCTACAATACACATATAGTAACCTCAAGTGGAAATATAGACAAAAAAGAATTTTTAGATTTTCTGAAAAAAAGAGTGGGCAAGTTAAATGGAGTTGTTTTTAGTGGGGGTGAATGTACTAGAAGCAAAGAGTTCTTAGAACTTGCCAAAGAGGTAAAAGCTTTAGGTTTTAAACTAAAAGTTGATACAAATGGCACAAATTTTAAAGTTTTAAAAGAGGCTATAGAACTAAATTTGGTTGATTATATAGCACTTGATTTTAAAGCTACAAAAGAATCTTACTATCTAATAACAAAGTCAAAATTATACGATGAGTTTATGCAAACCCTTAAATTTTTAATAGATATCGATTTTCCATTTGAAGTAAGAACAACAGTTCACGGGGATTTTCTTGATGAGAATGAAATTAATATAATGGCTAAGACTTTAGAAAAAATGGGGTATAAAAATATCTACTACTTACAAAATTTTCTATACACAGGTGAAAATTTTGGCTCTTTAGAAAAGCCAAAACAAAACTTTAATCCAGAAAATTTAAAAACCAACTTAAAAGTAGAATTACGCAATTTCTAA
- the bamE gene encoding outer membrane protein assembly factor BamE domain-containing protein — MLRTSIILAVLLLFSGCANIVDFGAYTKGTEVTQAQMDLLTINKSKKSDVERIIGYPQRKSSVGKTEIWYYDFTKIRHIGSNIDESSVFEFNKKGILTKKYKTNGSNNSNPLTGK; from the coding sequence ATGTTAAGAACTTCAATCATCTTAGCAGTATTATTGTTATTTTCAGGTTGTGCCAATATAGTCGATTTTGGTGCTTATACTAAAGGTACGGAAGTTACTCAAGCACAAATGGATTTGCTTACTATAAACAAAAGTAAAAAATCTGATGTAGAGAGAATTATCGGGTATCCTCAAAGAAAAAGTTCTGTTGGCAAAACTGAAATTTGGTATTATGACTTTACAAAAATACGACATATAGGTTCAAATATTGATGAGAGTTCTGTTTTTGAATTTAATAAAAAGGGAATTTTGACCAAAAAATACAAAACAAATGGCTCTAATAACTCTAATCCATTAACAGGAAAATAA
- the nrdD gene encoding anaerobic ribonucleoside-triphosphate reductase: protein MKKEELLEANKEKRTKCVVYTRVMGYHRPVESFNIGKKGEHKERVHFKESL from the coding sequence ATGAAAAAAGAAGAGTTGCTAGAAGCAAATAAAGAAAAAAGAACAAAATGTGTTGTCTATACAAGAGTTATGGGCTACCATAGACCTGTTGAAAGCTTTAATATAGGCAAAAAAGGTGAACATAAAGAGAGAGTGCATTTTAAAGAAAGTCTTTAA
- a CDS encoding ribonucleoside triphosphate reductase codes for MQKILKRDGSKEDFHAYKIEDAIEKAFNSVNVKYDKGVFYSVMDEIAFKSILSVEEIQDIIEKSLFKHSYFDVLKSFMLYRHTHKMQREQILGLVEDTTYINSTQTINEYISKEDWRISANSNTSYSNAGLINNTAGKVVANYWLDAVYNQEEGAAHRNGDYHIHDLDCLSGYCAGWSLRALLNEGFNGVRGRVESKAPKHFREALYQMANFLGILQSEWAGAQAFSSFDTYLAPYVFRDKLSDREIKKAITNFIFNLNVPARWGQSPFTNVTIDLTCPTDLKDQIPTRNDIHLFRDIQDDEELLDIAKKRGKNNLEDLTYSDFQEEMERIDIAFYEVLTEGDKCGQPFTFPIPTVNITEDFNWDSKVADILFENTAKMGSSYFQNFIGSQYIRDENGKLIENPKAYKPGHVRSMCCRLQLDLRELLKRGGGLFGSAEMTGSIGVVTINLARLGYLYRNDKEGLYKQLDYLLALAKNTLEKKRVFVKEMYDRGLYPYTARYLPHFNNHFSTIGINGANEMIRNFTGDKENITTTFGREFALELINHLRDKIRGFQEETGNLYNLEATPAEGTTYRFAKEDKKRYPDILQAGNGENIYYTNSTQLPANFTDDPFKALDYQDELQSSYTGGTVFHLYMKERISSSKACKTLIKNIITNYQLPYITITPVFSVCKIHGYIAGEHEYCPYCDEKILSEEGK; via the coding sequence ATGCAAAAAATTTTAAAAAGAGATGGTAGCAAAGAAGATTTTCACGCTTATAAAATAGAAGATGCAATAGAAAAAGCCTTTAATAGCGTAAATGTAAAATATGACAAAGGTGTTTTTTACTCTGTTATGGATGAAATTGCATTTAAAAGCATTTTGAGCGTAGAAGAAATTCAAGATATTATTGAAAAATCTCTTTTTAAACATAGCTATTTTGATGTTTTAAAAAGTTTTATGCTATATAGACATACTCATAAAATGCAACGAGAGCAAATTTTAGGCTTAGTTGAAGATACAACTTATATTAATTCAACTCAAACCATCAACGAATATATAAGCAAAGAAGATTGGAGAATTTCAGCCAATTCAAATACAAGCTACTCTAATGCAGGGCTTATAAACAACACAGCAGGAAAAGTAGTAGCTAACTACTGGCTAGATGCAGTATATAATCAAGAAGAAGGTGCAGCTCATAGAAATGGGGATTATCATATTCACGATTTAGACTGCCTTAGTGGATATTGTGCTGGATGGAGTTTAAGAGCTCTTTTAAATGAGGGCTTTAATGGAGTTCGTGGAAGAGTTGAAAGCAAAGCTCCAAAACATTTTAGAGAAGCACTTTACCAAATGGCAAATTTCTTAGGCATACTTCAAAGCGAATGGGCTGGTGCTCAAGCATTTTCAAGTTTTGATACATATTTGGCTCCTTATGTTTTTAGAGATAAATTAAGCGATAGAGAGATAAAAAAAGCTATAACAAATTTTATATTCAACTTAAATGTTCCTGCAAGATGGGGACAAAGTCCATTTACAAATGTAACAATAGATCTAACCTGCCCTACTGATTTAAAAGACCAAATTCCAACTAGAAATGACATTCATCTTTTTAGAGATATACAAGATGATGAAGAGCTTTTAGATATTGCTAAAAAACGCGGTAAAAATAATTTAGAAGATTTGACTTATAGTGATTTCCAAGAAGAGATGGAAAGAATAGATATAGCATTTTATGAAGTTTTAACCGAAGGTGATAAGTGTGGACAACCATTTACTTTTCCTATTCCAACTGTGAATATAACTGAAGATTTTAATTGGGATAGTAAAGTTGCTGATATACTTTTTGAAAATACAGCCAAAATGGGTTCAAGCTATTTTCAAAATTTCATTGGTTCTCAGTATATTAGGGATGAAAATGGCAAATTAATAGAAAATCCTAAAGCTTATAAACCAGGTCATGTTCGCTCAATGTGTTGTAGATTGCAACTTGATTTAAGAGAGTTACTTAAGCGTGGTGGTGGGCTTTTTGGAAGTGCAGAGATGACAGGAAGCATTGGTGTTGTAACTATCAATCTAGCAAGACTTGGATACCTGTATAGAAATGATAAAGAGGGTCTTTATAAACAACTTGATTATCTGTTGGCATTAGCAAAAAACACTTTAGAAAAGAAAAGAGTATTTGTAAAAGAGATGTATGATAGAGGCTTATATCCTTACACAGCTAGATACTTGCCACATTTTAATAATCATTTTAGCACCATTGGAATAAATGGAGCCAATGAGATGATAAGAAATTTTACAGGCGATAAAGAGAATATCACAACTACTTTTGGTAGAGAATTTGCATTAGAACTTATAAATCATCTAAGAGATAAAATAAGAGGATTTCAAGAAGAAACAGGAAATTTATACAATTTAGAAGCAACTCCAGCAGAAGGAACTACTTATAGATTTGCAAAAGAGGATAAAAAGAGATATCCTGATATATTACAAGCAGGAAATGGTGAAAATATATACTATACAAACTCAACTCAACTACCTGCAAATTTCACAGATGATCCTTTTAAAGCTTTGGATTATCAAGATGAACTTCAAAGTAGTTACACTGGCGGAACGGTATTTCATCTATATATGAAAGAAAGAATTAGTTCAAGCAAAGCTTGTAAAACTCTTATAAAAAATATAATTACAAATTATCAATTGCCATATATAACAATAACACCTGTTTTTAGTGTTTGTAAAATTCATGGCTATATAGCAGGTGAACATGAGTATTGCCCATATTGTGATGAAAAAATATTAAGTGAAGAAGGAAAATAA
- a CDS encoding ribonucleoside-diphosphate reductase subunit alpha, whose product MKVIKRNGRTEELDISKIKKYTSQAVKELDNVSLSELEVDAKIQFRDMITTAEIQQTLIKTAVDKIDIDRPNWTFVAARLFLYDLYHNVTGFSGYNTLKEYFERGEKEGRIILGLKDKFDLDDLNSYIKTERDLQFNYLGIKTLYDRYLLKDKKGKPIELPQHMFMAISMFLAQNELDPQYWAKKFYDLISKFEVMLATPTLSNARTTRHQLSSCYIGSTPDNIEGIFDSYKEMALLSKFGGGIGWDWAKVRAMGGSIDGHKNAAGGIIPFLKITNDIAVAVDQLGTRKGAIAVYIEPWHMDVGDFLDLRKNSGEERRRAHEIFPALWINDLFMKRIIANEKWTLFDPVDVADLTNLYGEEFEKRYIEYENNPDIPKSTMLAKELWKKTLTNYFETGMPFLAFKDSANRRNPNDHKGIIRSSNLCTEIFQNTDPNYYKIKVIYTDGSIELFDENDEVTTDEGYTKFAKKITALDSINNKEVYIVEKEVSEGKTAVCNLASVNLSKINTKEDVKRVIPIAIRMLDNVIDLNFYPHIKVKNTNLESRAIGLGVMGEAQMLAEKQIEWGSYEHLELIDIVMENISYNAILASSNLAIEKGKYPTFEGSKWSKGIMPIDTANDNAKALVQRAGLFNDSGCDWDYLRDKVKTDGMRNGYLMAIAPTSSISILVGTTQTIEPVYKKKWFEQNLSGMIPVVVPNLNLDNFNYYTSAYDIDQTLLVKAGAIRQKWIDQGQSLNIFITLNKASGKVLSDIYTLAWKLGIKSTYYLRSQSPDTIEAEKDALDRSIECEGCQ is encoded by the coding sequence ATGAAAGTAATTAAAAGAAATGGAAGAACTGAAGAGCTTGATATATCGAAGATAAAAAAATACACAAGTCAAGCAGTTAAAGAGTTAGACAATGTGAGTTTAAGCGAACTTGAAGTTGATGCGAAAATCCAGTTTCGTGACATGATAACAACAGCAGAAATTCAACAAACTCTAATCAAAACGGCAGTTGATAAAATAGATATTGATCGTCCAAACTGGACATTTGTAGCTGCAAGACTTTTTTTGTATGATCTCTATCATAATGTAACTGGCTTTAGCGGATATAATACACTTAAAGAGTATTTTGAGAGGGGAGAGAAAGAGGGACGTATAATTTTAGGCTTAAAAGATAAATTTGATTTAGATGATTTAAATAGCTATATAAAAACTGAAAGGGATTTGCAATTTAACTATTTAGGTATAAAAACTCTTTATGATAGATATCTTTTAAAAGATAAAAAAGGAAAACCCATTGAACTACCTCAACATATGTTCATGGCAATATCTATGTTTTTAGCTCAAAATGAGCTAGATCCACAATACTGGGCTAAAAAGTTTTATGATTTAATAAGCAAATTTGAAGTTATGCTTGCAACGCCTACTCTTTCAAATGCAAGAACTACAAGACACCAACTAAGCAGTTGTTACATTGGCTCTACTCCTGATAATATTGAGGGAATTTTTGATAGCTATAAAGAGATGGCGCTACTAAGCAAATTTGGCGGAGGAATCGGTTGGGATTGGGCAAAAGTTAGAGCTATGGGTGGAAGCATTGACGGGCATAAAAATGCAGCTGGTGGTATAATTCCATTTTTAAAAATAACAAATGATATAGCTGTTGCAGTTGATCAGCTTGGCACTAGAAAAGGCGCCATTGCTGTTTATATTGAGCCTTGGCATATGGATGTAGGAGATTTCTTGGACTTGCGTAAAAACTCAGGTGAGGAGCGAAGAAGAGCTCATGAGATATTTCCAGCACTTTGGATAAACGATCTTTTTATGAAAAGAATTATAGCCAATGAAAAATGGACGCTTTTTGATCCTGTTGATGTTGCTGATTTAACAAATCTCTATGGAGAAGAATTTGAAAAAAGATATATAGAATACGAAAATAATCCAGATATTCCTAAATCAACTATGTTAGCAAAAGAGCTTTGGAAAAAAACCCTAACTAACTATTTTGAAACAGGAATGCCATTTTTAGCATTCAAAGATAGTGCAAATAGAAGAAATCCGAATGACCACAAAGGAATTATAAGAAGTTCAAATTTATGCACTGAAATTTTCCAAAATACGGATCCAAACTACTATAAAATAAAAGTTATTTATACTGATGGAAGTATAGAGTTATTTGATGAAAATGATGAAGTAACAACAGATGAAGGTTATACAAAATTTGCTAAAAAAATAACTGCACTTGATAGTATAAATAATAAAGAAGTTTATATAGTAGAAAAAGAGGTAAGTGAAGGGAAAACTGCAGTTTGTAACTTAGCAAGTGTAAATTTGAGCAAAATTAATACGAAAGAAGATGTTAAAAGAGTTATACCAATAGCAATTAGAATGCTTGATAATGTGATTGATTTAAATTTTTATCCACATATAAAAGTAAAAAATACAAACTTAGAAAGTCGTGCTATAGGGCTTGGAGTTATGGGCGAGGCTCAAATGCTTGCGGAGAAACAAATTGAATGGGGAAGCTATGAGCATTTAGAACTAATAGATATTGTTATGGAAAATATAAGCTATAACGCAATCTTAGCTTCATCAAATTTAGCAATTGAAAAAGGTAAATACCCTACTTTTGAAGGCTCAAAATGGAGCAAAGGCATAATGCCAATTGATACAGCTAATGATAATGCAAAAGCACTTGTTCAAAGAGCTGGGCTATTTAATGATAGTGGATGTGATTGGGATTATCTAAGAGATAAAGTCAAAACAGATGGTATGAGAAATGGCTATTTAATGGCTATTGCACCAACTTCAAGTATAAGTATCTTAGTTGGAACTACTCAAACAATAGAACCTGTCTATAAGAAAAAATGGTTTGAACAAAATTTAAGTGGTATGATACCTGTTGTGGTTCCAAATTTGAACTTAGATAATTTTAACTATTACACCTCAGCTTATGACATAGACCAAACTTTACTAGTTAAAGCTGGAGCCATCCGTCAAAAATGGATAGATCAAGGACAAAGTTTAAATATCTTTATAACCCTAAATAAGGCAAGTGGAAAGGTTTTAAGTGATATTTATACCTTAGCTTGGAAGCTTGGAATTAAATCAACATATTATTTAAGAAGTCAAAGTCCTGATACCATTGAAGCAGAAAAAGATGCACTTGACAGAAGCATAGAGTGCGAAGGTTGTCAATAA
- the purB gene encoding adenylosuccinate lyase: protein MIDRYARDIMKEKWSTQAKYDAWLEVEKAAVQAWNKIGLINDEDCEKICKNAKFDIERIDEIEKTTKHDVIAFLTSVSESLSEESRWVHYGMTSSDCIDTAVALQIKDSLDLIIEDVENLKKAIAKRAKEHKLTLMVGRSHGIHGEPITFGLVLAIWYDEINRTLELIKHAKKTISVGMISGAMGNFAHAPVELEELVCELLKLSPAPASNQVIQRDRYAQVISALAILASSCEKIAVAIRHYQRTEVYECEEYFSPGQKGSSAMPHKRNPVLSENITGLCRMIRSYTIPAMENVALWHERDISHSSVERFILPDSFITTDFMLNRLIGLIDNLVVYPENMMKNLNLTGGLVFSQRVLLELPKKGISRENAYKIVQRNAMKVWADLQHNKPAIDNEGHSLFLQNLLEDEDIKKSLSKEEVKACFDYSYYTKNVDKIFARVFEK from the coding sequence ATGATAGATAGATACGCAAGAGATATTATGAAAGAAAAATGGTCTACACAGGCTAAATATGATGCTTGGTTAGAAGTAGAAAAAGCAGCCGTTCAAGCTTGGAACAAAATTGGTTTAATTAATGATGAAGACTGTGAAAAAATTTGCAAAAATGCTAAATTTGATATCGAGCGTATTGATGAGATAGAAAAGACTACAAAACATGATGTAATTGCATTTTTAACAAGTGTTAGTGAAAGCTTAAGCGAAGAGAGTCGCTGGGTTCATTATGGCATGACAAGTAGCGATTGTATTGATACAGCAGTAGCTTTGCAAATAAAAGATAGTTTGGATTTAATTATTGAAGATGTAGAAAATCTAAAAAAAGCTATAGCAAAAAGAGCAAAAGAGCATAAGCTTACTTTAATGGTTGGAAGAAGTCATGGAATTCACGGTGAACCTATAACATTTGGCTTAGTTTTAGCTATTTGGTATGATGAAATAAACAGAACATTAGAACTCATAAAACATGCAAAAAAGACTATAAGTGTTGGTATGATAAGTGGTGCTATGGGAAATTTTGCACATGCTCCAGTTGAACTTGAAGAGTTAGTATGTGAGCTTTTAAAGCTCTCCCCTGCTCCAGCTTCAAACCAAGTAATCCAAAGAGATAGATACGCTCAAGTCATAAGCGCTTTAGCAATTCTAGCTTCAAGTTGTGAAAAAATTGCAGTTGCTATTCGTCACTACCAAAGAACCGAAGTTTATGAGTGTGAAGAGTATTTTAGTCCTGGACAAAAAGGAAGTTCTGCTATGCCACACAAAAGAAACCCTGTTTTAAGTGAAAACATCACAGGACTTTGTAGAATGATACGCTCATATACAATTCCTGCAATGGAAAATGTAGCGCTTTGGCATGAAAGAGATATTAGTCATAGCTCAGTTGAGAGATTTATACTTCCAGATTCATTTATAACAACTGATTTTATGTTAAATAGACTAATAGGTTTGATTGATAATTTAGTTGTTTACCCTGAAAATATGATGAAAAATTTAAACTTAACAGGCGGACTTGTATTTTCTCAAAGAGTTTTATTAGAGCTTCCAAAAAAAGGAATTAGCAGAGAAAATGCTTATAAAATAGTCCAAAGAAATGCTATGAAGGTTTGGGCTGATTTACAACACAACAAACCAGCAATTGACAATGAGGGACATAGTCTGTTTTTACAAAATTTACTAGAAGATGAAGATATCAAAAAATCGCTTAGCAAAGAAGAGGTTAAGGCTTGCTTTGATTATAGCTACTACACTAAAAATGTAGATAAAATTTTTGCAAGAGTTTTTGAGAAATAA
- a CDS encoding RluA family pseudouridine synthase, which yields MPYIKRKIANVKFKKAYQVLLDSGFSMSESQKLIDKKRLFDSSGIIVGKNKIINGDIYLVEYECKPKGLKPIFENNEFAIFNKPSGVLSHPNGRNCEYSLYDEIWSLYGKNAAIAHRLDKETSGLIVVAKDIISQKELKKIFEKREVSKKYIALVCGKTQEEFEVKAKIGQSDKDIRIKMVLCENGKESYTKFKRLKYLENLNISLVEAAPITGRQHQIRVHLFHVKHRILGDPLYGLQIDDIEKIISQKMTKNERVLKTGINRLCLHASEISFKFRDEMYNFKNLYEFQDEILYLNSLLKSSSKILHS from the coding sequence TTGCCTTATATTAAAAGAAAAATTGCAAATGTAAAGTTTAAAAAAGCTTATCAAGTTTTATTAGATAGTGGCTTTAGTATGAGTGAATCACAAAAGCTAATAGATAAAAAAAGATTGTTTGATAGTAGTGGCATCATAGTTGGTAAAAATAAGATAATAAATGGAGATATTTACCTAGTTGAATATGAGTGTAAGCCAAAAGGTTTAAAGCCCATTTTTGAAAATAATGAATTTGCTATTTTTAATAAACCTAGTGGAGTTTTAAGCCATCCAAATGGAAGAAATTGCGAATACTCTTTATATGATGAAATTTGGAGTTTATACGGAAAAAATGCTGCAATTGCACATAGATTAGACAAAGAAACTAGCGGACTTATCGTAGTTGCTAAAGATATAATCTCACAAAAAGAGTTAAAAAAAATTTTTGAAAAAAGAGAAGTATCTAAAAAATATATTGCTTTGGTTTGCGGAAAAACACAAGAGGAATTTGAAGTAAAAGCAAAAATAGGGCAGAGCGATAAGGATATAAGAATAAAAATGGTGCTTTGTGAAAATGGAAAAGAGTCCTATACAAAATTTAAAAGATTAAAATATTTAGAAAATTTAAATATAAGTTTAGTTGAAGCTGCACCAATAACAGGCAGACAACATCAAATAAGAGTTCATTTATTTCACGTGAAACATAGAATTTTAGGCGATCCACTTTATGGATTACAAATTGATGATATTGAAAAAATTATCAGTCAAAAAATGACAAAAAATGAAAGAGTTTTGAAAACAGGTATTAATAGACTATGCTTACATGCTAGTGAAATTAGTTTTAAATTTAGAGATGAAATGTATAATTTTAAAAATTTATATGAATTTCAAGATGAAATTTTGTATTTAAATTCACTATTAAAAAGTTCAAGTAAAATTTTACATTCTT